In Cryptomeria japonica chromosome 1, Sugi_1.0, whole genome shotgun sequence, the sequence GTTTATTAAGTTTTGCTATAAGTGGGAAGGCATTTTTCAGGATGCCAGAGGTTCGGCGGGGGGTTTGGGAATATTGTGGGATCTCTCTAAAATTGAGATACATCCAATTGCTTCGTATGACCATTGGATTGCTTGCAATGTTGTCTGTAGACAATCTTGATCTTTCTTTTCTGCTTTTCAACTTTTATGGCCCCATCAAATTTGAGGACAAGCTTATGGTGTGGAACGAAGTTGCTGCTCAGATTAACATGATGGGtaaagataaggccattttggctGGCGACTTCAATGCCCTGCTAGACATGGATGAGAAGGTGGGGGGTCTGAGGAAGCCTACGAAAGTGATGGAAGATTCCAGGGAGTTCATATCCAACTGCAATTTAGTCAATATCatacaaaaaaatggcaaattcaCATGGACCAATAGAAGGCGAAACTTCGCAAACATCTCTGAGCGATTGGATCGTTTCTTGGTCGGGGAATGGTGGATTAATGGTAACAAGTCATTATTTTCAGAAATTGCTCCACATGTGGGATCAGATCACCTTCCACTTATTTTATCCATATCACAGGAATTTAGAGGTTAGAGAAATTATTTTAAGTTTCAAAGTATGTGGTCGTGGGACCTTATGTTTTTAGACAACTTGAAAGCTTGGTGGCAAGAAAGTAATGTTTACTCTGGTTCTCCAAGCTTTAAATTTGTTAAAAGGATGCACTATCTGAAGAACAAAATCAAAGCTTGGAATAAGTACACCTTCAAAAATATTCACTTCGAAAAAATTAGAATAGAGAAAGAATTGGAAGTAAATGGCAATCAGACTATGAGGCTCGGCATGACCAATGTGGAATATGAGTTGGAAAGGACACTCAAAGCCCAATACATGGAAATTTTGGGGCAGGAAGAGCTCTATTGGAAAGACAAATCAAGGGAACTATGGATTGTTGATGGCGATCtcaacacaaaattctttcatgcctcCTCAAAATCCAGAaggattaaaaataaaatatgcGTTGTCAAGGATGTGAATGGGGTGGTTAAACAGGCCCCTGGAGACATTGAACAGATGGCATTGAGGCACTTCATGAAGATTTTGGGGTAATCTGAGTCTAATAATGGGGAGTCATTTTCGGTAATTGAGGATGTCATTGAGCCACTTGTGACAGATGATGATAATAGAATGCTCCTGGCACCATTTTCTTTGGAGGAGGTAAGATTGGCTACATTTGCTCTTCATCTACATAAAGCTCCTGGTCCAAATGGCATGATGACAAAATTCTTCCAGAAGTGTTGAGACTTTATGGGTATGGACATTTGGAATGTGGTGGAGGAATTCAAGAAGAAACACAGATTTGTAAAAGAAATCAACCATACCATTATTACCCTCATCCCCAAGAAACCTGATTGTGAAACCATGTCTGCTTTCTGCCCCATTTCGCTGTGCAACATGGTTTATAAGATCATTTCGAAAGCGTTTGTTGAAAGATTAAAGAAGCTATTACCAAAATTAGTCTTTGAAAATCAGAATGGGTTCACTCCTGGTCGTGCAATAGCGGATAGTATTATTTTGGTCTCTGAGGTAATCCATTATCTTCATAAAGATAAACTAAAAGGTATGGTTATCAAGCTAGATGTTGCTAAGGCTTACGATAAGGTTGTTTGGAGATGTTTAATTCAAGTTCTTGCTAATTTCGGATTCCCTAGTG encodes:
- the LOC131048833 gene encoding uncharacterized protein LOC131048833 encodes the protein MTIGLLAMLSVDNLDLSFLLFNFYGPIKFEDKLMVWNEVAAQINMMGKDKAILAGDFNALLDMDEKVGGLRKPTKVMEDSREFISNCNLVNIIQKNGKFTWTNRRRNFANISERLDRFLVGEWWINGNKSLFSEIAPHVGSDHLPLILSISQEFRDNLKAWWQESNVYSGSPSFKFVKRMHYLKNKIKAWNKYTFKNIHFEKIRIEKELEVNGNQTMRLGMTNVEYELERTLKAQYMEILGQEELYWKDKSRELWIVDGDLNTKFFHASSKSRRIKNKICVVKDVNGVVKQAPGDIEQMALRHFMKILG